The Homo sapiens chromosome 4, GRCh38.p14 Primary Assembly genome contains the following window.
TCCAAGGTGagaaatttcatttacatttcactGTTTGTTGAACAGAAATAGTCTTTAACCACTTCAATTTTCTTTCGATTAAAAACCGCAGGGAAGTCTGACTAAAGGGGGAAAAAACTGCTCTGTTCCTTCTAGATTTCTCAAAGTAAGGTGTTTAGGAATTTAACTCTTCAAAACTGGAAGTATTTATATtgttaagatttttatttatagcAAAAAGAGATACCACAAGTCCAATATTCATGTGAATTATATATTCCCAGCCTTTTTCTGATTCAGCTCCTGCTATATATAATTCTTTACATGTAGCTCTTCTTTGTTCTGCCTCTCAATGTTACCCACTCTGACCAAACCCTATACAGGGTTTAAAGATTATTGAACTCTACTGGTCTCTTGCAGTGAACATGCTTCATGTAACTCCAAATGGTTAGATCTGACATCAAGTACACCACTGTCAGTACACCAGGGGTATTTACACACATTCTGCAAAGAAGCAGACTTCCATGTCTAAGTGGGGCAGCTATCTTTGTGTCAATAGATAAATATCCAGTTGAAGTAGTAAGTTTTTATGTGGCCGAAGAAATGGATATGTGCAGAAAGAAGCCTTCTGCTCAGATTTAGAAGGCCAAATTTTTGTTCTTAAAACACAGAGGAGCTTTGTCCCCCAGTTTTAATTTTGCTTCACATGTTATTTTCACTCTTCAAAACCCTAATTTCTTGCATTCTCCACGGGGCTTTCCCATGGCTCCCGGCAGAGGTAGCTCTTAGTACATCTTCTGTTCTCAGCATGCATGTTAGATTTTGAGCGTAATACAACCTTCTGtggtattttagtttttgtttgcttgtttcccCTACTAACTTGTACACACCTTGAGAGGTGagcctttttatttataaatgtatgtcAAGCACAGTAGTAGGCTGGATAGAAAAGATCTGATAAATGTCTTTGGCTTAgatttcattagatcccattaaAATTCATGAGATGGATACTAATGGTACCCATCCAGTATTAATtgcttttgttaaataaaaagacttttgaatttttatgatTGCCTTTTGTTCTGTAATGATTTGCAACCCAGACAGAGGACCAACATATCAAACAAAAACGTCTGTGACATTTTctgagaggaaaggggaggatGGCAGAGAGTCTGATAGAGAAAACTCTGTTCCAGCATGTTATTGCTCCCAGGACTCTTGAGCCAGGTCATGTCCTCGGTTTTTATGTGTTGGGAGTGAAGATAATCCACTGGTTTTATATTGCATTAATTATAACTGAGTTGTAAGTCCCTACAGaggctgttctcaaattttaTTATGTGGACTATCACCTGAGTACAAATATAACACTATCACAAATTTCAAAATTGCTGTGTTTTTTTgaaagctaatttttgttttgttttctttttgctttgtttgtttgctttctgagatggggtctccgtttgttgcccaggctggtctcaaactcctgggttcaaccaatcctcccaccttggccttccaaagtgctgggattacaggtgtaagccactgtgcctggcctaaaagctaactttatttttaaagttttggtagaaaacatttgaaaatactcAAGCCAAGACAAGCAGAAATATACAAACTAAAGACATATGGGTGGAAGCACTGACTTGAAACTTTTAAGTCTTCAAATGCACGTTATGAAAGATTAGTAATTAAATTCTAGTTATGAATTACATGCCAATGGATTAAAATAACTGATTCTGTGTTTACTTACAGGTGTTCTGGAGGTCTATTACACAAGCTTGAGGTGTAGATGTGTCCAAGAGAGCTCAGTCTTTATCCCTAGACGCTTCATTGATCGAATTCAAATCTTGCCCCGTGGGAATGGTTGTCCAAGAAAAGAAATCATGTAagtttcaagagaaaaataaataagatttcctTCTCCCAATGAAATCAGATCAAATGTTACCATACAGTAGTCTTACTCAAGAATGTCGAAGAGATTTACTTGAGTGTtgctaaaaattctcaaactAATAATGAAAATTGTTAATAATTAAGAGCTTAGTTTGCAGCAGCCCtgagctaagtgctttacatgcacatactcattttctttattcaaccaCTTTATTAAGGTAAGTCTATTGTTCCTTACAGTCTGAGGCTTAGGAAGGTTAACTAACTGCCTGAGACACACCATCAGAAAGGATTAGAAAGTGCAttagtggccaggcgtggtggctcacgcctgtaatcccagcactttaggaggccgaggagggcggatcacctgaggtcaggagttcgagaccagcctgaccaacatggagaaaccccgtctctactaaaaatacaaaattagccgggtgtggtggttcatgcctataatcctagctacttgggaggctgaggcaggagaaccgcttgaacctgggaggcggaggttgcggtgagccgagatcacgccattgcactccagcctgggcaacaagagcgaaactccatctcaaaaaaaaaaaaaagaaagaaagaaagtgcatTAGCCAGGACTCCATTCACATTTTCCCCGTTGCAAAGCCTCTTCTTTGCGACACCTTGAAGTATTAGGCACAGCATCTTTCTCAGGGCATCCCTGACTTGGCATTCATGAGTGGCTTTTCCCATGGACTTCTTTAGATTTTTGCAATGTTTGTAAGCAGCTACTTCCTCTTTGTCACATTTTGTTACCAGTGCTTGGGGCCTTGGACCAGTTGAAATATGGGATATCAAAAGTGCATATGGTAGTTTTTCACTAGAAAGGCATTTCACTAACGTCTTTAACAATAATGTCTAACTAAACTACAATTATTGGCATCAAACTCAGAGATGTGAAGTCTAGCCATGACCTACTTGGGAGTAGTTCCCCTGGCTGTTTAGAAAACTGGGACCCCCTTCTTTTGATTCCATTTCCTCTGTCATGACTGGTCTCTTGCCTGTCAACCAAGGAAGGTAATGCACCTTAATTTTCTCTGCTTTAACTTTGATtgttttgaaatgacaaaaatctgattttatatcttttcatCAAGTTCTGCATTTGTGAATTTTAACCAGATACAGAAATGAAAGTTTCAAATTATTGTGAGAAATTCATGCCAGTCACAGGTGAAAATACCGTGAGTCCAGATGATCAGAAATCTGTCTTTCCATCATGAACTCAGAAACCCAATTGGAAGTGTCTATCTGAAAACCCAACTGCTCCATGTCCTGTGACCTCTCTAAGATTTACGTGCAAAAGTGCAGTTTCAGAGTTAGATGGATGGATCCTTGCTGTTTGTCTttattgttttggggtttttgtggtttgtttctgttttttgtgttttgggttttttttttgttttgttttgttttgttttgagacaggatctcactctgctgcccaggctggagtgcagtggcacagtcatggctcactgcagcctcaacctcctgggttcaagcaagcctccctcctcagcctcccgagtagctgggacaacaggtgcacaccaccatgcccagctagttttttttattattatttctgtagagatggggtctcattaagttgcccaggctcctggcctcaagcaatccgcccacctcagcctcccaaagtgctgggattacaggcatgagctaccatgctgcTGGCTGTTTGTCATTTTATAACTAAGATAAATGACATATAAGGAAATTGTGTTTTGTTTGAGTTCACACCAATAGAGGGTAGAGTCTCCCAGTTTTCTGCTGTCTGGCAGACCTCACTTTTCCACTTCAGATAAAGCATTTAACACTATATCTGGCACTTGGTAATCACTCAGGTCATGCTCAtgaaaaacagtgaagaaaagtgtgggctctggagtcagataaTCTTCATTTGAATCCTTCTGTATCATGTATTTGTTGTGCAatcttgaacaagttatttaaattcACTGAGCCTAAGTTATCATCAGAAGGTAAGGAAGTAATAATTTCTCCAGCAAAGGATTTTTGTGAGATGAATTGAAATAATCCATGTTACCTGCTAAGCATAGTGCCTGGTGTGTTATAAGTACctgataaatattagctattaattattgctgcCACTTTTGCTATTGCTTAATATCTTAGAGCAGGAAAAATCTTGCTAAGTGGTAATTCGACAAAATGCAGATGTCACTCCAAGCAATCTGCTCTGCAGCATGCGTCTCATGTGAAAttgcactgaatttttttttttcagtgaaattcAGGTTCTCAAGAGAGTGTTTTCTACAGCTTATTTTGTTCTCCCAAATGCAGTGCAACAGATAAgcacattttaaagatattgtGATATAACTTTAGAAGTGAGCCAATCTTGGAGTAAGTTATTTGGTTGTTCTCCAATGCACGTAAATGTTATCAACAAAACACTAACCTCTGACATGTGAGGCCCTCGCAGCTTTGGATTCAACCCCACCAGCTCACACATACTGTTCCACAAATGGTTGTTCTCTTATTCCTCTGACCCCATACTACAAATCACCTATTCCAGATCCCAAACTGCCCAGCTCCAATTTCACTTCATCtaggaataattattttcataccaaactcttttctttattaaaagtATAGGATTGACTAAAATGTAAGactgaattatttaatttttattttcccccagaGTCTGGAAGAAGAACAAGTCAATTGTGTGTGTGGACCCTCAAGCTGAATGGATACAAAGAATGATGGAAGTATTGAGAAAGTAAGTTAGGCATAACAAGGGGTTTCAGATTCCAACTTGTACTGAAGAGTTTCCCTTTCCTGGGCAGTCAAAATAGGGACTAGCTTGAATTTATGAGAAGTTCCTAAGACAAATGTGTGTTTTTCACTGTTATTGCTTATCAGATGGAGTAGGGGTAGCTCATTCCAGCAGCTCAGTAAACCAAACTAGATGCCAGTATACATAAGAGTCCTTGCCCGGTATCTCCAGAGGAAAGCCACAGTTTCTTGTGTTTCTCTAAACatgacaattttgtttttgtttctgcttcACAGAAGAAGTTCTTCAACTCTACCAGTTCCAGTGTTTAAGAGAAAGATTCCCTGATGCTGATATTTCCACTAAGAACACCTGCATTCTTCCCTTATCCCTGCTCTGGATTTTAGTTTTGTGCTTAGTTAAATCTTTTCCAGGAAAAAGAACTTCCCCATACAAATAAGCATGAGACTATGTAAAAATAACCTTGCAGAAGCTGATGGGGCAAACTCAAGCTTCTTCACTCACAGCACCCTATATACACTTGGAGTTTGCATTCTTATTCATCAGGGAGGAAAGTTTCTTTGAAAATAGTTATTCAGTTATAAGTAATACAGGATTATTTTGATTATATACTTGttgtttaatgtttaaaatttcttagAAAACAATGGAATGAGAATTTAAGCCTCAAATTTGAACATGTGGCttgaattaagaagaaaattatggCATATATTAAAAGCAGGCTTCTATGAAAGACTCAAAAagctgcctgggaggcagatggaACTTGAGCCTGTCAAGAGGCAAAGGAATCCATGTAGTAGATATCCTCTGCTTAAAAACTCACTACGGAGGAGAATTAAGTCCTACTTTTAaagaatttctttataaaatttactGTCTAAGATTAATAGCATTCGAAGATCCCCAGACTTCATAGAATACTCAGGGAAAGCATTTAAAGGGTGATGTACACATGTATCCTTTCACACATTTGCCTTGACAAACTTCTTTCACTCACATCTTTTTCACTGACTTTTTTTGtggggggcggggccggggggaCTCTGGTATCTAATTCTTTAATGATTCCTATAAATCTAATGACATTCAATAAAGTTGAGCAAACATTTTACTTAATTATGagcaatttcttcttcttcttctttttttttttttttttttttgagacagagtctcactatgtcgctcaggctagagtgcactggcacaatcacagctcactgcagcctcaacctcctgggctcaagcaattctcccacttcaggctccccagtagttgggactataggcacacaccaccacacccagctaattgttgtattcttttgtagagacggagtttcaccatgttgtccaggctgtgaGCAATTCATTCTTAATATAGCATCTACTCAAATGTAGACATTCTCTGATTCTTAAAATAGGATTTTATGaggttaatttttctttgtatctcATTTGCCTTTTACAGATGATCTAAAATCATTTGGCAAAGGATGAGTGAAGTTATTCCTGATATTAACACAGTGGGAAATATTTGGCTATGAGGGCCTCTTCCCCCTAGTGTTACCTACCGCATACTAACCGTGATTTCCTCCAGACTTCAAACACTTATCAAACCCATTTTCACTGTGTCATATTGACTCTTAAAGTCACTAATGTTTCATCTGACAGTTTTGCATTGAGTTTGACCAACAGACAAAGAAGACACTTGAACTCTGGTCCCTATCTGCCCCTGGCATCAGCCTGGATATCCTACCCACCACACCACTAAGCTCCACTGTGtgttcctctccccaccccaccccgctaCTGCTTAACAACTGCTTTGGGGGGTCTGCTCCCAGTTCACCCAGGTTTTAAGCTATCTCTGACTCcctctttcacttttctttttatttttaaatttatttttatgttattaaattCTTTCTTGGGAGAAAATTAAAAGCACCCGTAATTACTATATTTTCTCTTGTCTACAATTCAATgtcttttaaattacaaatacacacacgcacacatagaGGGCTGATAAAATGTCATCAAGATCCTGCCTTGTAGCGTTTTTCAGATTCCAGTGTTTAGAGATCAGGAATCACTTCATTCTTTAATTCGATTTTGGTCTCCTTTGGTAGTTAGACAAATATTCAGAAGTCTCAAATAAGAAACACCACTATTTCTCGTGAAGTATCTACTATTATCACCCCTGCTTGGGACACAGTGGTTAAGTCATTTGctcatgagactccatctctacagaaataaaaactagctgggcatggaggtgtgcacctgtagtcccagctactcaggaggctgaggagggaggcttgcttgagcccaggaggtcaaggctgcagctaCTAAATGACaagccagcattcaaattcagcCAGTGCGGAACCAGAATCCATGTGCCTAACTATTGTACTGTGCTGACTCTATAGAAGGTTGGTATCATCAGTAGAAACTGAGGCATGTACTTGCCCCAAATCGTATAACTAGAAAAGACAAATCAGAACTCAAACCCAGGGCCATCTGACTCCTAAGCAAATGCTGTTAATCACTTCACTAGACTGCCTCAAGTTTTCCCTTCCCTAAACATATTTCTTACTTCAACTTCTTTGGCCACTATCCTTTTCAGGGCCAATCAAAGCCAGGGGAAGGGTGGGAGCTCCAGGACGTTCAGGCTTCCGCTGGATTGAGACGTTCATCCTGTGTTGTCCAATCCCAGGGGGATCTGGGCAGCTGGTGGGTGGCGTGAAGGCAGTGGGCCAATGTGGAAAGCGAAACAAAAGCAGGGCCAGTGAGGGTTTCTAAACTCGCTTTTCTTACCACACAGGCATGCATTCCTCAAAAGTCGGAGTGGATTTGGGGATGTTCAGCCTGGTCTGAGACAGAGAGCTGAACTCATAGATGCAGGAAACTTGTGAACCAGTTCCTGGAGTGTCTGAGGAAAGGCGGGCTATTGCAGATCTGAGTGGGTTTGGGTCTGGAAAGAAAGACTTGTGGAAGAGTAGGGCAGTGCAGTATTCATGCGATAAAtgactctacacacacacacacacacacacacacacacacacacacacaagttaatcaaaaatcaaagtaaaatagAGTTGAATGGAAAATATAAGGTAATGCTGGCCAAAACAGGATGTTCAACACTGAGAAACTGAATGAAGGAGGTGCATGGGCCAAGCAGCACAGGGATCTCCTAGTAGCAGAATGCAGGGGACCTGTAACAAACCCATCAATAGTGCTGCTCAAACCCATCCACCCAACCAGCAGAGGCCCAGGAAGAAAAGATTCTGCTTCTCCAACAGAAGGGCTCAGCCTTGGCCTTactttgagggggaaaaaaaaatccaccaaaataacaatacaataatttaaaaatatacattctaaaaatacagcataacaactatttacatagaatttatattgtaatttaaagatgatttaaagtacagtACACAGCAGAGTGTGCATAGGCCATATGCAAATACTGTtcttttatataagggacttgagcattctcAGATGTTGGTGTCCTCTGGGGTTTTGGGGAAGGggctggaaccaatcccctgaaGATACCAAGAGATAactatatttggtctttgtcccagGTTCCTAgtacagagctcctaaaacccttggaattccCTGAGTGATGCGAGTGTCTCGTTATTCACAATGAGCCCCTTTTAACCATATCTGAGTTTGTGGCAATGAGGTGACTATTGGCAGGCCCTGGGATAGCCTTAGGATGGGGGTTGGCAGGCAGAagaaccaaccatgtgattagagggttggaccTTTTgtcccaccctccccaccacctCTAGAGAGAGGAAAGGGGCTAGAAATTGAGTTTATTACCAATGGACaataatttaatcaatcatgcctgtgTAATGAAAACTGATATAAAAACCCCCAAACAATAAGGTTCAGAGAAATTCCAGAACATCGAGGTAGGGGGGCGGTGGTGAGCTGGAGCAGGCATGGAAGGAAGCTCTGTGCCCCTCTCTCCTCACCctgccctgtgcatctcttccatttgTTCCTGAGTTGTATCTTTTATAATACCCTGGAAATAGTACTACTTTCCTGGGTTCTGGGAGTCAttatagcaaattatcaaacctgaggagGGTGACCTAGGAACCCTTAAGTTTGTGGTTGGCTGGGCAGAAAGGAAGATAGCCTGGGCACCCTATGTGCAGCTGGCATCTGTGGGACTGAGCCTTTAACCTGTGGGGTCTACACTAAGTACAGATAGTATTATAACTGAATTGAATTGCTGGATACCCAGTTGGTGTAAGAGAATCACAGAATTGGAGATTTGGTTGGTGTCAGTAAACacttgaggcaaaaaaaaaaaaaagggaaaaaacctCTCCCAAAACCTCCAGGTGATTTCGGTGTTCTAAAATTGGAACGCATAGTTCAGCCAGCACAGAATATTAAAGTCATCAAGGGAGCTCGCTTTTCTTATGTCAGGTTAATTAAGTTATAGTTTACAGACAGTAAAATTGACCCTGTCTAAGTGTTCAATTCAGTGAGTTAGCAGGAACAGCCCCAGCCCCTGTTCTGTTATTATACTTCTGCCTTTTCCAGCCTGTCCTATAAATGGTACGGCCTTttgtctggctgctttcactttgcataatggtTTTGAGATTCATCATCTTGTTGAATGTATTACTAGCTTCTTCCttgttgttactattatttcattgtatggacaTACAACAACTTGTTTATTCACTTACCAGTTGATGGACcgttgagttgtttccagtttggggataTTATGATTAAAACTGCTGTTAACATTTACTACAAGTCTTTGTGGGAACATACGTTTTGGTTTCTCTTGGATTAATACCTGCAAGTGGACATGCTGGGTCATGTGGCAGGTggatgtttaactttataagaagctgctaaactgttttccaaagtaaatgtaccattttgcattcccatcagcaatatgtgagagttccagttgcttcacATCTTCACCAGCCCTTGGTATTATcggtcttttaaattttagacattttagtGGGTGTTTAATCTCTTGTGGTCCTAATCTGTATTTCTCTAATGGTTAATGATGCTGAAtagttttcatgtgtttgtttaaGATCTTTGTATCTACATTACAAATCTGTCTTACTTGCCCCCACCTTCTGGGTGGGTGGGAAGGAGCTCTATCCCATTCCATCCAAATGACTCTGCTATATTTCCACTTTGGATTTTGCAAAGGTACCTCAAACTCAATGTCAAGGACCAAAATTCATGATCCAATTCCAATCTGGTCCAATTCCAGTATTTCCTACATCTGTGAAAGCTCCACAATTTGTTTCATTATGCAAGATGGAAAACTAGGACTcgtttcaaaatttattttctatcaccACCAGTTCTGTATCCAATCCATAGCAAAACATCATTGATCCGTTTCCCTAAATATCTTCCTAATTCGTACACAACTCTCCATCTTTACTACCTCCCTATGCCAACCAAGATGCCATCAAGTCTCACCTGGACTGATTAAATAGCTTAAAAAGTAGctaccctcccccacccccctgaCTTCCCTCCATAAAGCAGCTAAGGTGATCCATTCAAAATGCAAGTCTGACAATGTCACACTTCTTCCAGTTCCAAGCTCAATGGTCCCTTCCTCAGGACAGCCTTCCGTGCCTAGGTTAATCTCCTTGTGATAAGCTGTCATGTAACTCTTTCTTTTCCTCGAAAGCACTTACCTCAGTCACTAATAATACCATTGTTAGCGTGACTATTGGTCGTCCGTCTCCAATTAGGATATTAACTTCATAAGGGCCAGAACTGTGCCTGGTTTTGCTCACCCTCAGATCCTTAGCATTGATTAtggcctggcacatggtgggaGTTCAAGTATTTTTTGGATAAAtatatgagtgaataaatgaatatcttATAACGGTCTCATTTGTTACTATTTAAGATACTTcaagaaaataacttttcatatttgtcttattttcatAACTGGATTGAAAATTTCTTGGAGACAGTAAGtcagacttttatttctttgcaacCCACATGGTGTCCCACATACTCAATAAGCAACTCTTGTGCAGAATGAAAAGCATCTTGTACAGCACGTAATTTGTTTGgaatatttaggaaataattttttttactatattatcTAGAATACATGGCTAGGAAAGAGTAGGAGCTAACCACATTTTTATAACTATCATGTGCATCTGAACATGCTGGTGGGTTTGAATTAACTGATAATTGTCATTGAAATTTAATATAACATTGAGCTCCCCAAGCTAAACTCCACTAAAAGTATGTCATGACATTATGACACTAGCATATATTGCTGGAAAATGCTAAATCTATATGAATGCATTCTCAAGATAAATTTAAAGTGACtgatatttattaaattcttataTGCCATATCATTTAGGGTACCAATAGGAAATAGAAGGCATGCATAACTGGAACTTTGAAGAGAATGCAATGAAGGAAACTATTTCAAAGCTGTGGGCAGGGTTAATGGAATATTGAGGCACTTAGGGACCAGTAGCCACTCCGAGGCCTGAAGAAGAAAGGTGAGGAAATGGCGTTATGGAAGGCTGTTGTAGACCTGCAGTTTGGAAGACAGATTGCCCAACAGGAGCCATAGTCATTGAATGAGTCATCGGCCAAGATGCCATCAAGTCTCATCTGGACTGATTAAATAGCTTAAACACTGTAACAGCATGTAAGTTGTTTGgaatatttaggatttttttttttttttttttttttttttttttttgatacggagtctctctctgtcgcccaggctggagtgcagtggcgcgatctcggctcactgcaagctccgcctcccaggttcacgccattctcctgcctcagcctcctgagtagctgggactacaggcgcccgccaccacggccggctaatttttttgtatttttttgtagagacgggatttcaccgtgttagccaggatggtcttgatctcctgacctcgtgatccactcgcccaggcctcccaaagtgttgggattacaggcgtgagccaccgcgcccggccggaaataatttttttaccaTATTATCTAGGAGAGAGTAGGACCTAACCACATTTTTATAACTACTATTGTGCATCCGAGAGTGCTGACATTATTAAATTCATTATCAAATCGAGCAAGTCATCAGCCATGAACAGAACTGAGTGTGAACAGGGCTTGGAGGAAATAAGTGTCTCTACCTCTACATCCTCCCACCTTACAATTTCCTATTCATGCTTTCCATCCCCCTGACTCCCATCATTGGCCAAATCCATTCAGAAGAggttagatgaggaaactaaggttcagagaggtaaATGAATTTGCCCAGTATCACCCAGCTAATGAATGTCAGTTCTGATATTTGAATCCCACAGACCGACTCCAAATACCATGATCTCATTTATTACTTTACATGTACAACTGATGGCTATGCCAAATAtgaattgttataatttttaataaaagttaatgAAGGCTAAAGATGTGTATTTTTATCACATATTCTACTATTGAAAAAATTGCTTATCTTATGGCAGgcaatcaattttattttcaagcattttttttttaaatctggatAACAGCCTCTCCCTTTGAAATCTAAAGATCAAATAAATATCTCAATATATCCCTTAACTTGAGTGGGGCTGGAAGCCCCAGGGGAAAATCCCTGATCTAGCCCTTTCTCTCTATTAAGTGGACAACATCCTTAAGTATACTAACACCCTTTGCCCTCAAAGGGGGGCAAGAGGAATGAGGATCCCAAATGATGCCTCCTTGGCCTGATTCTTGTGCTTATCTCTGAGTGGTAGTCCCAGCGAGGGCCTCAGCTCTGTCTCTGACACAACCTGTGGTCTCGGGGCCCTTCTGTTCCTCATCCACTCCTGAACAAACTGTCCTCCCCACAAACCCCAAGACCAGCCCAGGACAGGTCTTGTGGAAACAGTCTGGTAACCTCACAGGGCTCTGCAGCCGTTTCAAGGAGGTTCTTTAGCACCCTCTGGTGGCTACTGCCAGAAATACCATGTTCAAATTGAAGAGGGCAGTGAGGGCGGTGACATTAACGTTGGACCGGATTCCCTGCTTCCTTTTCCATTCAGTCAGACCCTGAAGAGTGTCTCCCAGGGATTGCGGACAAGGAAATCAGGTGATTCTTTTCTATCGGTGCCCAGACTCGGGACTCCACGGTCTTCACTCTTAAAGTACGGCCTCCCAACCAGCAACATTGGAGAATCGGAATCAGAACCTACATTTCAACAAGAAACAGTGATTTATATGCAACTAACACTGAGAAGCTTTTTTCccttatattttgtcttttacatttCTCCCTACCTCCTCACTGCCAAAAGACAATATACAATCAATTTTCACAGGTAAGCCCTCATTCTTCAAGT
Protein-coding sequences here:
- the CXCL13 gene encoding C-X-C motif chemokine 13 precursor gives rise to the protein MKFISTSLLLMLLVSSLSPVQGVLEVYYTSLRCRCVQESSVFIPRRFIDRIQILPRGNGCPRKEIIVWKKNKSIVCVDPQAEWIQRMMEVLRKRSSSTLPVPVFKRKIP